Genomic segment of Kibdelosporangium phytohabitans:
TCGGGCCGGACTACGTCGAGTTCCTGACCTACCTGTTCACCGAGGTGCTCGACGGTCGCAACGCCCAGCCGACCGATGGTGTACGGCAGGCGCTCGGCCGTGAGCCGCGCTCGTTCCGCGAGTACGCCAGGACGACAGCGGCGACTGGGGTCTGGGCGCCGGGTCAAGCCGCACAGTGACAGTGCACCGGTACCGGCTGTGACCACGCCCCATCAGCGATCTCACGTTCACTCCTCGTTCACTTTCGCGCCATCTAATACCGGCAGGGGTGAACGACGAGAGGACCGAGGACATGACAGTGCAGCAGGGCACCCACCTCGACCAGATCGAAGACCGCCTGATCACCCGCTACCAGAACGAAATCCCGGCGGCGCGGGTCCGCGAGTGCATGCGGTCCGAAGCCGACCGCTTCGCCGCCGCGCCGGTTCGGACGTTCGTGCCGATCCTCGTGGAACGGGCGGTCCGGGCACGTCTCGACCCCCCGGCCTGACACCACCACGTCAACCCCGTCGGACCACGGTCCGGCGGGGTTGACCGCGAGGCTCCAGTTCGCGGTGCGCGTGTTCGATCCCGGCGAGATCGGCAGATCACCCGATGGGCGCCGAGCGCGCAGCCGCGAGTGGACCGAAGTCCGGCGACGGCGTGCGGATGCCGTTGAACAGCGACAGATTCCTTTCCCCTGCCGCTACTCGGTCACACCCTGCCGAGCGCCCCGGGCGGTCAGCACGAACGACGGCGCTGCCCAGTAGTCGATGAGGACTTCCGCCCGCACGTCGTGGTATCCGCACGCGCTGAACTGCTCCACCCACGCCGGCATCGGCTGCTCGTAGGTGTTGCGTTTCGCGCCTGGTTCGAGCTGACCGGTCAGCACCGGCATCAGGAACCCCTGGGCGACCAGGTCACGGTCGGTGTCGTATTCGGCCAGGCCGCGCTCGAAGGTGTCGGCGAGTGTCCGCCGCCGGTCCGCCGGGCTTTCCTCGGCCACGTCGAACTCGATCGCCACGAACCGCCCGACGTGCGGGCGCAGCGCGGACAGGAAGGCCGAGCGGTCCTCGTGCGACATGGTGTGCAACGCGAATGTGGACTCGCCCAGGTCGAAGTGAGCGTCGCCGATGCCGGCCACGAAGGCGTCCCCGGTCATCGGCGCCAGTGTCACCCGCTGGTCGCCCAGCCGTCCGGCGGCGGTGTCCAGCAGGGCTTGTGACGGCTCGACCAGGGTGACGGCCGGGACCGGGGTCTCGGCGAGCGCCGGTACGAGCGCACGGCCGTTGCCGCAGCCGATGTCCACGAGGGACTTCACGCCGTGCACCCGGTACTGGTTGGCCAGCGCGGCGCTGACCGCCTCGTAGAGCGGGATGTTGCCACCGCCGTCGATGAACGCCTCGAAGGCCGCCGGCTGGTCGTAGACGGACTTCGAGGCGTCCCCGTCGAGGTACTTGGTCAGCGCCTCGCGGAACAGCGGGTGCTCCGGCGCCGGCGCGGTCAGCTCTTGCCTTGCCTGCTCGGGGTTTCCGGCGGCCAGCGCCGCCAGGGCGTCGTAGACAGTCACCCGGTCAACCTAGCGGGTG
This window contains:
- a CDS encoding three-helix bundle dimerization domain-containing protein, with product MTVQQGTHLDQIEDRLITRYQNEIPAARVRECMRSEADRFAAAPVRTFVPILVERAVRARLDPPA
- a CDS encoding class I SAM-dependent methyltransferase, translated to MTVYDALAALAAGNPEQARQELTAPAPEHPLFREALTKYLDGDASKSVYDQPAAFEAFIDGGGNIPLYEAVSAALANQYRVHGVKSLVDIGCGNGRALVPALAETPVPAVTLVEPSQALLDTAAGRLGDQRVTLAPMTGDAFVAGIGDAHFDLGESTFALHTMSHEDRSAFLSALRPHVGRFVAIEFDVAEESPADRRRTLADTFERGLAEYDTDRDLVAQGFLMPVLTGQLEPGAKRNTYEQPMPAWVEQFSACGYHDVRAEVLIDYWAAPSFVLTARGARQGVTE